The Gemmatimonadota bacterium nucleotide sequence CTCATCGCCGAAGTGGCCGAGGCGGGCGCCGTGGCCTTCAAGACCTTCCTGACCGCGCCGCCGACCCATCGCGAGGGCGAGTTCTTCGGCCTCTGGTGCCTGGACTACTCGCTGTTGCGGGACGTCATGGCCGCCACGGCCGCCACGGGCCTGCGCCACAGCTTCCACTGCGAGAACTGGCCCATGATCGAGACGCTCATCGCGTGGTTGTCCGCCCAGGGCCGAAACGACGGCCTGGCCCACGCGGAAAGCCGGCCCTCCATCGTCGAAGACACCTCGGTCGCCATGATGATGAGCCTGGCCGCCGAGGCGGGCGGTCCCGTGGAGGTCGTGCACCTTTCGAGCCCTCGGGCCGCGCAGATGGTGAAGGAGGCCAAGGCGCGGGGTCTCGACGTCATCGCCGAGACCTGTCCCCAGTACCTCTTCCTGACCGACCAGGTCCTTGCCGCGCACCGCGGCTTCGCCAAGTGCAACCCGGCCCTGCGGCCGGCCGAAGAGGTCGAAGCGCTCTGGTCCTACCTGCACGACGGCACCCTGGAGTTCGTCGGCAGCGACCATTCCCCTTTCCGGCCGGAAGAGAAGGAAGGGGAGGACATCTTCGCCATTCCGCCCGGCCTGCCCGGCCTGGAGTCTATGGCGCCCCTGATGCTGACTGCGGTTAACGACGGCCGGCTGTCGATCACCGACCTGGTTCGGCTGATGTCGACCCGCCAGGCCGAGATCTTCCGGCTTCCCGGCAAGGGACGCATCGCCATTGGAAACGATGCCGATCTCACCTTCGTGGACCTGGACGCGCGGTGGACCTTCGACCGGAACCAGTGCTTCACCAAGGCGAGGGACGTCATGCGCATCGTGCACGGTATGCCCATGAAGGGCCGCGTCCGACGTACCATGGTGCGCGGGGAGACGGTGTACGAGGACGGCAGGATCACGGGCCGGCCCGGCTACGGCCGGTGGCTTAAGCCCAACTGACCGAGGAAACCCGGCCGATCGAAAGGATAAAGTATGGCAGTTCCAGATCCCAGGGGCGTGTATACCATTGCGCCAACGCCCTTCGAAGAAGACGGCAGCCTGGATACGGGCAGCCTCTCGACGCTGACCAATTTCCTTATCGACCTGGGGATCGACGGGATTACCGTCCTGGGCGTAATGGGCGAAACCAGCAAACTGGTCGAAGCCGAACGGGACCGGGTCATCGCCGGCGTGGTCGAAGCCGCCGCGGGTCGTATACCGGTCTGCGCCGGAACCAGCCACACGGGGACGGACGGATGCGTCGCGCTCAGCCGGCGTGCCGAGGAGCTGGGCGCCTCCTCGCTCATGGTGGCGCCGTCGAAACTGGCCAAGGGCACGGACGAGGCCCTGCTCGCCCACTACCTCAAGGTGGCCGACGCCGTATCCATACCCCTCGTGATCCAGGACCATCCCACCAGCAGCGGTGTCCAGATGAGCATCGACTTTATCGCGACGGTGGCCGACCGGTCTCCGCAATGCCGCTTTCTCAAGTTGGAAGAAGAACCGTCGCCGCGCAAGGCCAGCCAGGTGCTCGCGGCCAATCCCGACGTGGAGATCTTCGGCGGCCTGGGTGGCGTCATGCTCCTGGAGGAACTCCGCCACGGGTGCATGGGCACCATGACCGGCTTCGCCTATCCCGATATCCTGAAGGACATCCACACGAAGTACATGTCCGGCGACCTCGACGGCGCCACCGAGACCTTCTACAGGTACTGTCCCCTGATCCGCTTCGAGGGCCAGCCCGGCATCGGGCTGTCCATCCGCAAGAACGTCTACCAGCGTCGCGGCGCTATCAAGACTGCACGGGCACGCCAGCCCTACGTCCCCCTGGACGACGGGACCCTGGCGGACCTGAACGATCTGCTGACGAGACTCGGATTGGAGTGATCGAAGAGGCTACCGCTCAATCCCGCCAGTCGAGCAGGACTCCCAGCGCTTCGCCCGGTTTCTGATAGAGCAGCGCGAAGGCGTCTGCCGCCTGGCGCCAGTGGAAACGGTGCGTGGTCATTCGATCGGTCCGGATCGCGCCCGACGCGAGGAGTTCCATGGCGCGGCGGGACTGGCGGGCACCCGCACGCGTCCGGAAGTACCCGCCCAGCAGTTTGCGACCCTGGATCTTGTTCGAAGGCAGCGAAAGCGGCTGGTCTTCGTACAGCCCGATCAGGTGCATCAACCCGCCTAAGGCCAGCATGTCGAGTCCCTGCCCGAAGGCGACCGGACCCGCCGGACCGCCCACTGCATAGACCACGATATCGGCGCCGAGGCCGTTGGTCAGGCGCTTCACGGCCCTGACGGGATCCTCCTCGCGGGCGTTGATCACCGTGTCGGCGCCGCATTCCGCCGCCATGGCACACCGGTTGGCCAGTGCGTCCACGGCCACCGTCCTGCCCACGCCATTGGCCTTGATGACCTGAAGGATCAGGTTGCCCACGAGGCCCTGGCCGAGCACGACCACGGTGTCCTGGGGCTGGATATCCTCCACTTCCACCCAGGTGACCGCACCCGCCGTCAACGGGTAGTACGGGGCGCGGTCGAAGGAAAGGTCCGCCGGCATGGGCATGACGACGGTCTGGTCCCACGGAAAGACGAGCCGGGCCGGCCGGACCACGTACTGGGCGTGGGGCGCCAGGGCGACGACGCGGTCGCCGGTTTCCAGGTGTTCGACCCCTTCTCCGAGCGCATCCACCGTCCCCGCCATGGAATAGCCCATGATGTCCGGGCTCACGGCGTGTTCCCGCGTGTACCGGCCGCCGAGTTCGGAACCCCGGCTGATGAGGCTGCACGCCGCCTTGATCCGTATCTCTCCGGGACCGGGGTCGGGAATCGGCACCTCCTCGATCTCGATCCGGTGAAGTCCTTCGGGCTTGATGACGCGCTTCATGGTTGGGGGTTTCTTTTTCGACATACCCATATATCAATCCAATGTGAACTTCGCCAGGGTCCTTTGAACGTCGGTTACGTCAATCCCCTTCTTGAACTCTTTCTTGACTGGCAATTCGTTACCTGAAATCCATACCTTCATCTCGGAGTCGAGATCGACCCGCCCCGCAGTCTCGAACGAAAAATGGGTGATCGACTTATACGGGATGGAGTGGTACTCCGTCTTTCGGCCGGATATCCCCTGTTTATCCACCAGGATCAGCCGCCGGTCCGTGAAAGCGAACAGGTCTCTGACCAGCTTGAAGACCCTGACCAGTTTCTCTTCCTCGATCAGTATCTGCGAGAACTCCTTTTCCATCTCTTCAACTTCAACCTCCGAAGCGTTGCCCATGACGGCGTTCAGAATCGACACAATGCCTCCCTGTGGTTTCTCCCTGTGGTTTCTCCTGATATGCGCTACCCGGGTTCTTATTGAACAGTCCTGATTCTTCCTGAACAGTAATGCCGATTGAACGGCAGCCCGTCAAGACCGGTCTTCCTCGTCCAGCAGCGCCGCGGCCTTTCGCAGGACGTCATCCATGGCCTCGGCGGGCAATGTGCAGATCCGCACCACCGTGCCGGACCGCCAGTCCACGCTTTCCAGTTGGTCGGCCAGGATGATCCCGGTTGCCGCAAGCCCCCCGGGGATCGAAACTTCAAACGGATACCCCTTCTCCTCGTCGGTAATCGGACAGAAGAGGGCCAGGCCGGACCTGCGGTTATAGGCCTCGGGCGAAACCGTGACGGCGGGCCGCCCGGAAGGCAGGTAGGTGCCCTTCCCCGACCGGGAATAGATCCACACGATTTCACCCCGAACCGGTACGTAGCTTGGTGTAGCCATTGTTCGTCTCCTTTTGTCTCGCCTTCAGCGGTGGCTGCCGATGCTTATTCTGCCGTGCAGGTTGCGTTTCGAGATGCCCGGAAGCAGGTCGGGAAGTTTGAACCGGGTTCGTTCCAGCGGCACCAGGGTCAATTCCTTGCCCCGGAGCATGAGTACCACCGGTGAATCGTCCCGGACACCCATCTGGACGGCGACCGGTTTCGGTATGCGCAGCGCCAGGCTGTTGCCCCATTTCTTAATGCGGGATTTCATGCGAGCCTCCTGTAAGAATGATGTAGATGCCTCGTCTAGACACACTGCCAATGGGTGTATCTACCATGGTTCGTTAATTGATTAGTCGAGGTAGTTGCCGGAGTCTCGACTGAATAGGTAACACGATCAATTTCATCGAAGGCAGTTTGCTAGGAATAGACTACAGGAGGAGTGGCGGTGCTCAAATACGACTCAGTCAGATATCCTGCATTGATCGATGGCCAAAAAGGTGCCTATGGCGTGGCCTTCCCCGATCTTCCAGGCATCGTTGCCGTGGGAGACACCATAGACGAGGCCCTGATGAACGCGGAAGAAGCACTCAGGGATTATGCGATTGAAACGGAAATGGACGGCGAGGCGATCGTGCAGCCATGCGAACTGGACGAAGTCGTGGTTGAACCGGGCCAGATACTGACGGCCGTTCCACTGATCCGTCAATCCGGACGAAGCGTACGCATACATATGGCCATCAACGAGGGCGTGGCCGTTTTCATAGACAGCGAGGCGAATCGGCGAGGAATGACGCGTACGGCTTACGTGGAGTGGATGGCGCGGTGTATCGCCAAGATGGGTGGTTAAGGCGAGTTACTTTATCGTCTTCCGCAGCGTATACCGTCCCGGTTCGGGAACATATCCCAGCTTGCGGTTGAGCGCCAGCATGGGACTGTTCGTCGAGTCGTTGTGCGTACTGATCGACCGTGCGCACTGGCTTCGGGCATAGCGTATCGCGGCGAGTTTCAGCGCGAGGGCGATGTTTCGCCTGCGGTACGACCGGATCACCCCGGTGTGCACGTTGAAAGCCTGGCCCACCTCCGGGTAAAGCCGGACGGCGCAGATCCCAACCCAACGATCGCCGTCGGCCGCGATTAACTGGCCGTCCGGACGGTACCAGCCCGCCTCGTAGACCCACTCGTTGAACTCCTCGAAGGACAGCCCGGGCCCGGTCCAACCCGGCACATCCCGGTCGGTGATCGCATTGACTTCGTAGAGTTTCCTGCGCGCCTCCCGCGTATCTCCGAAATCCGCAAGGGAGTGGATCCGCAGACCCGAAGCCGCATTGTCCGCGATGATCTGCGCAAAAGGTGATTCGTCGAAGTGTTCCAGATCCAGGCTCGACTGAAACAGATGCTGGTCGTTTACGAAACCCCGCCGCTTTGCGAAGGCCTGCGAAACGGCACAGTCGTCCCGGACCTCGCTGGTAACCGTGCCGGCGTTGTGGTGCTGAAGAAACGCCAGCATGTCCGCATACAATGCCGCGCCGATGCCCCGTCCGCGCCACTCCGGCGCGACCCCTGCCCATGCGTAGAACTGCCCTTCCGGATCCCAGGTCTCGTGAACCGACACCGCGTAGCCCACCACGGCATCGTCCTCGTTTACGGCGACCCGGCGATAGCTGATTCTGCCAGGCGCATCGTGGGTCAACCACTCGTGCACAGTCTCCACGGATACGGGATTCTGCTCGAAGGTATTGACGACGGAAGCGATGCCGGGTTCGTCGGTGGAGGGAAGGGCAGGGCGGAGGCGGAACATGAGATTGGACAAGTGGGTAGGAAGCTGAATTCCAGAAGCCTCGTGGGTAACCACTACACCAGCACCCCGGGCATGGGCTTGAACTGGCAGGCCTCGACGAAGACCTCGAAGAAGTCGGGGGTGGTCTCGAGTTCGACGTGCTCGATGTCCTTGACCAGCGCCTCCAGCTCCGCGCGGCGGGAGCGGGACAGGAGGATCTCCCGGGCACCCTGGACGGCGGCGTTGCCGACCTTGACGATGCGGTCCTCGGGCACGGGGGCGAGGAACCCGATGTCGATGGCGTTGCGCACGTCCACGTAGTTGGCGAAACCCCCGGCGAGGAAGAGGCGGTCCACGTCGCCGGGCGCGACGCCGAACGTGCGCAGCACGATGTACTGCCCGCAGTAGTTGGCGGCCTTGGCCTGGGCCAGGTTGCTTGCGTCCTGCCGGGACAGGGTGATGCCGGCCTCGGCCACAACGTCCACTTCGAACTGTTTCCGATCGGAAAACACGCCCTTCGGGCTCATCATGCCGTGGCGGCGCAGTTCGGCGAGGAGGTCGATCAGTCCGGAGCCGCAGATGCCCTGGGGCGCGGTATCGCCGATGGTGCTCCAGGCAAACCGCCCGTCTTCCCATTTCAGCGATTCGATGGCGCCCTCGTAGCCCGGCATGCCGTACTGGATGCCGCCGCCCTCGAAGGCCGGTCCGGCGGGGCACGAAGCCGTGATCATGCGCCCGTTACCCGCCACGACCACCTCGGTGTTGGTGCCCACGTCCACAAGCATGGATACGCCAGGCTGCGCGGCCAGTTCGACGGTAGCCAGATCGGCCGCCACGTCGCCGCCCACGTGGCTGGCGATGAGGGGCATACCGTAGACCCGGGCCTTCGGATTAGCCCGGAGCCCCAGGCGGCGGGTGCCGATGGTGAGCGCCGTAGTCTCCCGCTCGCCCGCGAGGTATTCGTTTTCGATTTGTGACTTGTAGGGCTTCTGGCCGATGCTCTGCACGTCGAGCCGGAAGAAGAGGTCCCGCATGGTGGAATTGCCCGCGACGACGATCTCGTAGATCTCCTGCCGTGCGGTTCCCGTGCGCTCGCACCAGTCCATGATCTCGTGATTGACGGCGTTGATGATGGCGTTCCAGAGTTCGTCCTCGAAGGCGCCGTCGTAGGAAATCCGGTGCATCACGTCGCTGCCGCCGAAGCGCTGGGGGTTCTCGAAGGAGCAGACGTGGACGCTCTTGCCGGTCTCGAGGTCTACAAAGTCCATGACCACCGTGGTCGTGCCCAGGTCGATCGCGAGCCCGTAGACGTGTCCGCGGTACTGGTCCACCTGTTCGCCGTCGTAGAAGACGTCATCTCCCCGCCTGGTGACCATGGGGTCGAGCGGCGTGTCTTTTTCTTCGGTAACGGTCAGGATCTTGGGCGTGCGGCGCAGGGGTGCGAAGGCGACGTCCACGTTCGGGTCGATGACGCGGGCCTGGCAGGCGAGGCGATAGTTCTCCCGCAGGAAGGACTCCGGCTTCGTCCGGGGCGCCAGGCCTTCCATCCCCTGCTGTATTTCCACGATGCACTCGTGGCAGATTCCGTTGCGGAAGCAGGACGTAGGCACCTGCACGGCGAGGTCGTCGGCGTAGTCGAAGATGGACTTGCCGATGACCGCGGGCCGGGTCGTCGTGCCGTCGGTCACCGATCCGCCAGCTGGATCCGCGGCCGGATCCGCTGATATGTCCAAAGGCGCTTCCTCCGTCTCCCAGGCGCTGCGGTAGTCGAGCTTGTCGTCGCCGCCGCATACGAGCAGTCCGCCGGCTTCCCGGGGCTTGCGCTGGTTGCGGCACCCGAACCGGGCGGTGCATTCGTCGAAACGGTTCTTGTAGGGGCAGCGGTAGGTGGCCTGCTCGGTCGCGTGGGCCATCATGTCCTTGAAGATGGCCGTAATGCGGTCCAGCCGCTCCTGGTACGCCGCCTTGTCGATCTTTTTCATGGGAGAATTCTGGGGAGGTTGCCGGTGCTCAGGCTTCCTGTTCCTGCTTGAGCTCTACGAGGAGACGCTGGGCCAGTTCCACGCAGCCCACCGCGTCCTCGGCGGTGCCGTCGGCGCCCATGTCGTCGGCGAACTCCTGGGTGACCGATGCGCCGCCCACCATGATCTTGACGTCCTCCCGCATGTCGTTGTCGATGAAGGCGTCAATGGTCTTGCCCATGTTGGGCATGGTCGTGGTGAGCAGGGCCGACATGCCCAGCAGGGGCGCTTCATACTCCTCCACCGCGTCCATGAACTCGTCCTCGGAGGTGTCCACCCCCAGGTCGTGGACCACGAACCCGGCGCCGCGCAACATCATGATGCACAGGTTCTTGCCGATGTCGTGGAGGTCACCCTTGACCGTGCCCATTATGACGGTGCCGACGGGTTGGATGCCCGATGCGGAGAGGATGGGTTCGATGTGGGCCATCCCGGCCTTCATGGCCCGGGCGCAGGCGAGGACTTCCGGGACGAAGATGAAGTTCTCCCGGAACTTGATGCCCACGACGCTCATGCCGGCGATCAGGCCGTCGTCCATCACCTCCAGCGCCTCGACCCCGCCGTCCAGGGCCGCCCGGGTCAGCGTGTCGACCGTCCCGTTGTCCCCATCGATGAGGGCCGCGGAGATCTCCTGCATGGCGGGCGTCGCCCGAGCGAAAGCGTCGATGATCCGCGTCCGCTCGTTGGGCCTTTCGATGAACTCTTCTATTTCGTCCTTCAGAAAGTCGTTGGCGATATCGTTTAGTGCTGCCATGCGCTCCTGTCCGGTCCTCCCGGTTTCATGCCGTGTGAGCCTTGTGCCAGTCCTTCACCGCCTGCGGGATCGCCTTCAGGTTCTCGACGGACGCCTGCAGGGGCACCGCGCACTCCGGTCCCACCATATGAATACCATGTTCCAGGTTCTGGCAGACTTCCTGGCCCACTTCTTCGGGTCCTCGAGCGAAAAGCGTCTCGGGATTGTTGATGTTGCCCACGAGAGCGATCTTGCCGTCCACGGCCTCCATGGACTCCTCGGGCTTGTTCTTCGAATCGAAATGAAAGGCCGCGAAGCCGGTCTCCGAGATGTAGCCCATGCGGTCCACGGTGCGCCCGCAGATGTGCATGATCAGCGGGATGGGAATCCGTTCGGCCATCTCGATGTGCAGGTCCCGCAGGAAGCGGCGGTAGTATTCGCCGCTCACCAGGTCGCCCGTGGCATGATCCGGCAGGGTCAGGGCGTCGGCCCCGGCCTCGATCTGCGCGATGCCGAATTCCACCGTGGCTTCCTTCATGCGGTCCAGGGCGAGATGGGTCCTGCCGGGGTCGTCGAGGGACATGAGCAGGAAGGGTTCCACGCCGAAGCAGTGGTATCCCAGGGACCAGGGCCCCATGGTCTTCCCGATGACCGCCACCTCGTCGCCGTATTCCTTCTTGAGCTTGCTGATGGCGTCGAGGACGCACTTCGTGTCCCGGTGCGTCAGGAAATCCGAAGGGAGCTTGATATCGTCCACGTCGGTCCAGATGGGCTCGCGCATCTTGACCGTGGGCCAGTTGTCCTTCTGCTCCCACTGGATCTTGCAGCCCAGCGCGGAGGACTCCTGGATGATGGTAAAGACCGGCATGATGGTGTCGAATCCGAGTTCCGTGTAGCTCGTGGCCGCCAGACGGGCCATGAGCTCCGGGTCCCGGTTGGCGTCCGGGAAAGGCGCGTCGACGAGATCCATCAGTTCCACCGTGGCGACGGACGTCGGGTTGCACACGGGCGTGCGGTCCACGGGCTCTCCCCGCAGTGCGGCGAGTACCCGGTCCCGGCCCTTCATCTGCTTGATGGTGTCTTCGCTCATGACTGTCTCCTCATCCTTCCTGCTGGCTCGGCGCGGCCAGGACGCCCCGGCTCGCGACGGCCTCCTGTTCGCGCAGGACGGCCCGGACGTTGGGCGCGCGGACCAGCAACAGCCCGACCAGGGCGTCGTGGACTTCTCCACAGGGGAAAGCCACCTGGTCCAGGGTGCCGCTTACCTCGTCCATCTCGGCCAGCTTCATCAGGCCGCCCGCGATGAAGGAGATGCGGCGGTCGCGGTCCTTTCCCTCGCCATGGGCCGTGACCCGGTAGACGCCGTCTCCCTCGCTCAGGACCTTGATCTGCAAGCCCGACTTCTTGTCCAGGATCTCCAGCGGCCGCGGTTCGACGGGGCCGGCCGAATCCAGTTTGCAGGCTTCGAGGAACACCCGCTTTACCGCCAGGTGGTGTGCATAGCCGCAGTGAAACCGCAGGCGCCCGCCGCCGGCCGGCTCCATGCCTCCGAGGACTTCCATGGCCTTCACCACGAAGGCGATCCGGTCCTCGACGCCTTCCCGCCGGCTGTAGGTGAATACCTGGTAGACCGGTCCCGTATCGTCCTGCTGGCGATACAGGCCGATCGAAATGTCGTCGAAATGGGGATCTAACGGAACCAGTTCGATGCGCCTGCCTATGTCGACCGTCTGTCCCAAATCCCTACCTCGTTCGTGGTTGGCCCTATCCTTTGTCGTAACCGTCTTCCAACTGCTTCAAAAGGGCTTCGGCCACCGCTTCGGCCTCTGCCTCCTCGCCGGTCCATTCCTGCTTGTCGGACCAGTGCCACTCGTCCAGGTAGGCGTCTGTGCCCGTCAGTCCGTCCCGCATGGCCACCCGGTCGATTTCCTGCTGGAACCAGTCTGGCATCTGGCGCGAAAGGGGCCGGCGGCCCCCACTTCGCCCTCCGTAGACGCGTACCTGCGCCGGGATGTCCCGCCAGTACAGTACCTGGTAAACCGCCATGCCGACCGATCCCGTGCTCAGGCCACAAGCGCTTCGTTTACGCTGCCGCAGGCCGTCCGTCGGCACGCTGCTTCCGTGTGCTCATGCCGCCCCGTTCATCGCCTCGCGAAAGGCGCGGATGTGGGCGACACCCGTGCCGCAGCATCCGCCGATGAAATAGGCGCCGGCCTCGAGGAGTTCCGGTATGTAGGCGGCCATCTGTTCCGGAGTGTTGTCGTAGTAGGTCCGGTGTTGATCGTCGAGCCGGGCCCTGCCCGCGTTCGGATAGGCCATCATGCGTCTCGGCGTCTCCCCCCGGGCCTCCATGGCGCGCTTCAATTGGCCGATTCCGTTGATGGCGTAAGGCATCCCCGTGTGCTCGTCGCGCCGGGACTCGGCGCCGCAGTTGAGTCCGACGACCTGCACGTGATCGAGCAGGTCGCGTCCGCCGGACTGCGCGCCTCCCAGGCCGGCCGCAAGGATCTCCAGGAGATTGGCCGCCGAATGGCCCCAGTCTGTCTTGTAAATGACCTCGCCCGTGGCACGGTCCTTCGTATACTTGTACGTCTGGTTCACGGCAATCGGCAGATCGAACTGCCTCAGTACGTCGACGGCCAGGGCCGCCTCGTTGGCGGAGAACATGGTCTCGACGCAGAAGAAATCCACGCCGCCCTCCGCGAGCGTCGTGCCCACACGCTCGTGGGCGTCCCGCGCAATGCTGTTCGCGATGCCGAACTCCGTGTCGCCGCTGTCGGCCTCGATGGCGCCCGGCAAGGGACCGATGGAACCGGCGAGGTACACGTCCCTTCCGCTGCGTTCGATGGCGGCCCGGGCATGCTCCACGGACAATCGGATCAGCCCGTCGGATTCCGAGGCATCCTTGCCGGCCATTTCGAGATGGGGAAAAGACGCCACGAACGTGTTCGTGCCAATCGCTTCCGAGCCTGCTTCAATATAGTCGAAATGGATGTCCCTGACAATGTCGGGGTACAGCTCGTTGGCCAGCGCGCTGTTGGCCAGCTCGATGCCGCGGGCGAAGAGTTCGGTGCCGAAACCGCCGTCGTAGAGGAGGGGGCGGTCGTCGGCGATGCGTTCAAGAAAAGATATCATGCGGTATGCTCCGGAAGACCAGTCCGTCCGCTACCGGCGCCTGTAGACTGCCGCCGCGGCTCAGGGCGCCTCGAAGGACACCTGCTCGCGGGTGCGCAGTTCCATCGGCCGAAGCGCATGGTAGATGAATTCGTTGACCGGCGTGGGCACGCCCGCGTCCCTTCCCATGCGGACCAGCGCGCCGGTCTGGGCCTCCAGTTCCGAGAACCGTTCTTCCATGATGTCCCGCTGCATGGAGGCGGTACCGCCGTATTCCACACTGTCCAGGATGGCCAGGGTCTGGGCCACGATGTCTTCCGGGAGGTTGACCTCCAGGGCGGTGGCCACCTGGTGGATTTCCTCCATGGCCGTCTCGAGGAGATGCCGCGTCCCGGGCTGGCTGCGGACGACGCCGATCGGCGCGCGGGTCACGCCGCCGATCCCGCTCCACGAGGCGATGAGGATGTACTTGCGCCACATGGCGGCCTGAATGTCCGCCGGAGTGTCGACGATGAGTCCCCTGGTGCCTTCGAAGGCCCGTCGCAGCCGGTCGACCCGTTCACTGGGCCGGTTGTCCCATTCGCCGAAATTGACGAAGGGTTCGTAGGCGACGTGCCGGATGAGACCCGGTTCTGCGATGAACGAGACGATCCCGCATACGCCGCCGAGTACGTGACGCCAGCCGAATTCCTTTGCGAGTTGCTCCGGGGTCTCCACCCCGTTTTCCATGGGCAGAATGCAGGTGTCCGGGCCGAGCAGGGGCCGGAGACCGTCGAGTGCGTCGGGCACCTGCCAGCACTTGACGCAGAGCATGACGACGTCCACGTCTCCGGCCTGCCTGGAATCTCCGATGGCCTCGATGGAGGGCAGCGTAAAGTCGCCCTTGGTGCTTTCCACGCGGAGACCGTCCCGCTGAAGGGCTTCCAGGTGCTCGCCGCGCGCGATGAAAACGACCTCTTCCCCCGCCTCGGCAAGCCGTCCGCCGTAATAACCGCCTACGCCTCCTGTACCGAATACCGCAATGCGCACATGTGCCTCCGCTGGTCCGGGAATCCCGGTCGATGAATCTATTGCCTTATGACGCCTTCCATATGACGCCGCGCCAGGTCGTTAGCCGCCTTCGACTCCGGTCCGGCGCCGTCAAGCAAGCAGGCCAATATAATGGAATGAAGTTCGGGAGATCAACTGCTTTTCGAGCGTTTTGGCAGGAGACTACGGCCAGCGTGACGCACGGAGAACAACGCGCTCGCCCCGCGGTTACGTCACGACCCGCCGCGGTTACGTCAACCCCCGCCGCGCTCGAGGACGAAGGCTTCCATGGCGTAGTACTGGGGAAAGCCCAGCTTGTCGAGACGCCGGGCCGTGTGGGTGTTGCGGTCCTGCACCCGCTCCCAGAATTCCCGGTCGTCGTAAGCGCCGGGGAACATGGCGGTGTCCTTCTGGGATTCGTGCCGGAAGATGGCCTGGATCTTGCGCTGGAGGTCTTCATAAGAAAGGGGGATGAAAACGTCCGCCTCGTCCACTTCCCACTCCTGCCAGGCGCCCCGGTAGAGCCATACGTCCGGGTCCGTCCGGTCATAGACGGCGAGGGCCTGGTCGATGACCTCCTTGCACATGCGGTGGGTGCCGTGGGGATCGGAAAGGTCTCCCGCGACGAAGACGACTTCGGGACGGATGTCGTTCAGCAGGTCGAGGACGATCCCCACGTCTTCTTCGCCGATGGGAAGCTTCTTCACCTGGCCGGTCTTGTAGAAGGGCAAGTCCAGGAACCGGGTCTTTTCCGGCGGGATGTCGAGCGTCGAAGCCGCCGCGATGGCTTCGGACCGGCGGATGTTGGTCTTGATGACCTGGACTTCGGGGATGTCCACCTGGCCGGCCTGTTTCGTCTCGATGAAGGAC carries:
- a CDS encoding cobalamin-binding protein, which gives rise to MQEISAALIDGDNGTVDTLTRAALDGGVEALEVMDDGLIAGMSVVGIKFRENFIFVPEVLACARAMKAGMAHIEPILSASGIQPVGTVIMGTVKGDLHDIGKNLCIMMLRGAGFVVHDLGVDTSEDEFMDAVEEYEAPLLGMSALLTTTMPNMGKTIDAFIDNDMREDVKIMVGGASVTQEFADDMGADGTAEDAVGCVELAQRLLVELKQEQEA
- a CDS encoding MtaA/CmuA family methyltransferase; protein product: MKGRDRVLAALRGEPVDRTPVCNPTSVATVELMDLVDAPFPDANRDPELMARLAATSYTELGFDTIMPVFTIIQESSALGCKIQWEQKDNWPTVKMREPIWTDVDDIKLPSDFLTHRDTKCVLDAISKLKKEYGDEVAVIGKTMGPWSLGYHCFGVEPFLLMSLDDPGRTHLALDRMKEATVEFGIAQIEAGADALTLPDHATGDLVSGEYYRRFLRDLHIEMAERIPIPLIMHICGRTVDRMGYISETGFAAFHFDSKNKPEESMEAVDGKIALVGNINNPETLFARGPEEVGQEVCQNLEHGIHMVGPECAVPLQASVENLKAIPQAVKDWHKAHTA
- a CDS encoding homocysteine S-methyltransferase family protein; the protein is MISFLERIADDRPLLYDGGFGTELFARGIELANSALANELYPDIVRDIHFDYIEAGSEAIGTNTFVASFPHLEMAGKDASESDGLIRLSVEHARAAIERSGRDVYLAGSIGPLPGAIEADSGDTEFGIANSIARDAHERVGTTLAEGGVDFFCVETMFSANEAALAVDVLRQFDLPIAVNQTYKYTKDRATGEVIYKTDWGHSAANLLEILAAGLGGAQSGGRDLLDHVQVVGLNCGAESRRDEHTGMPYAINGIGQLKRAMEARGETPRRMMAYPNAGRARLDDQHRTYYDNTPEQMAAYIPELLEAGAYFIGGCCGTGVAHIRAFREAMNGAA
- a CDS encoding 2-dehydropantoate 2-reductase; the protein is MRIAVFGTGGVGGYYGGRLAEAGEEVVFIARGEHLEALQRDGLRVESTKGDFTLPSIEAIGDSRQAGDVDVVMLCVKCWQVPDALDGLRPLLGPDTCILPMENGVETPEQLAKEFGWRHVLGGVCGIVSFIAEPGLIRHVAYEPFVNFGEWDNRPSERVDRLRRAFEGTRGLIVDTPADIQAAMWRKYILIASWSGIGGVTRAPIGVVRSQPGTRHLLETAMEEIHQVATALEVNLPEDIVAQTLAILDSVEYGGTASMQRDIMEERFSELEAQTGALVRMGRDAGVPTPVNEFIYHALRPMELRTREQVSFEAP